From Lepisosteus oculatus isolate fLepOcu1 chromosome 8, fLepOcu1.hap2, whole genome shotgun sequence, one genomic window encodes:
- the LOC102685194 gene encoding papilin isoform X2 gives MLALLLLAVLHLILTPALCRERRQSDYWDEWEDWGECSRTCGGGITVRYRRCISQRRDGGSSCVGPDRAFRSCNIQDCPEGSRDFREEQCSQFDGADFQGKRYKWLPYYGAENNCELSCIPKGENFYYRHREAVVDGTPCHPGRRDVCVEGVCKPVGCDNMLESTQKEDPCLECGGTGKSCYPVRKTFTVLDLPKGYNQMFIIPVGATSILIREMAPTRNFLAIKNVRGEYYLNGHWVIDHSRAVHIASTVLHYERGAEGDLAPETIRGRGPTTEPLVIELISQEQNQGIEYEYYVPYRSSNEGYFWSYGSWSECSKECGSGYQSRLVFCIIDNEAYQDYLCSGRPRPASNRTCNPQPCPQTRRMAYLYRPHLWRSQGRLSSRVYSWKTGEWSACSATCDGGTQSRSVSCLIHDGSGSRVVEDAQCAAFSSRPSSQQACSLRQCASWSARSWSQCSVSCGEGEQTRPVVCMGTAGVRLPDYACSSLPKPETVRTCQRQGCPREIRWHIGDWGLCSKSCDVGLRERQVICADRDRNFYNGELCAADHKPSTTEQCNTQACFLPQSVPSMPDPRGYDNTRLGILVPYISEEPPTVYRRDEYREARGDNPWPDNRRSDTLYDRWVSQPQSCSESQYGCCPDGRTPASGPLGSGCPIHSCAETRYGCCPDGVTAAQGPDGAGCQTNTHHPAAPRREPSEACRSANYGCCYDGLTLAAGPNGEGCPGQPNHSHPLACMLPNTNGPCSDWTARWFYDPSSGGCGRFWYGGCQGNRNNFATEEECLRECRGLATQSRAYGDRHHFRLTTLAERGPAVSLENSRAQGGVRLQGSVQREDRGTLTATDTSVRRVFTVHRGSEKNMDPHRGLGHSRLSMSSFIRPVASTIDRGLPDGQVQSQPRAEFVEGQHSKIHSVSTQQASISARQDSSSSWTLQDQGRGPEKHPASNRMPLPPKPPGPQPAKGPARLPEEGNTSTAPGHPEEERGGGSDGGDGPPRPARPAFQLPVGLVDSRTLQRLSIDKSGPSSVEGQMGQTVRLPCKVTPHSSGVTVEWRKDSQPISTPRHRQQADGSLLVGPLSSQDTGWLLCVASSDRERDHLYIYLSVSEDARSAPASQNPSVQQGSGQVSGSRVHRLSIDKSGPSSVEGRPGQTVRLPCRVSPTSVSVEWRRNDRPLTSARHTQQSDGSLVISRLSSEDSGFYTCTASNGQQRVHRQLQLRVLGDLRITTAPNNVQVSQGSSTQLPCVVSGSDVNVGWSRNGVPVRPDGRHVLLSADGSLILNNVQPSDEGSYTCNAYTGTYSVSATAEVKVAKGTELALPSRPNTAECIDQPDLANCDLIVYAKLCSSEYYSSFCCASCSSHSQPAGRHAEQG, from the exons GAGGGATGGAGGATCCAGCTGTGTGGGCCCAGACAGAGCCTTTCGTTCATGCAACATCCAG GACTGTCCTGAAGGCTCCAGGGATTTCCGAGAGGAGCAGTGCTCTCAGTTCGATGGTGCTGACTTCCAGGGAAAACGGTACAAGTGGCTCCCTTACTATGGAG CTGAGAACAACTGTGAGCTGAGCTGTATCCCCAAGGGAGAGAATTTCTATTACCGGCATCGGGAGGCAGTAGTCGACGGCACGCCTTGTCACCCAGGGAGAAGGGACGTCTGTGTGGAAGGTGTCTGCAAG CCAGTGGGCTGTGACAATATGCTGGAGTCCACACAAAAGGAAGACCCCTGTCTGGAGTGTGGGGGCACTGGAAAGTCCTGCTATCCGGTGAGAAAGACCTTCACCGTGCTTGACCTGCCCAAAG GCTACAACCAGATGTTTATCATCCCTGTTGGCGCGACCAGCATCCTAATTCGAGAGATGGCACCAACCAGGAACTTTCTGG ctatTAAGAATGTGCGTGGGGAGTACTATCTGAACGGACACTGGGTTATTGACCACTCTCGCGCGGTTCACATCGCCAGCACCGTGCTGCACTACGAGCGCGGGGCCGAAGGGGATCTGGCACCAGAGACCATCAGAGGGAGGGGCCCCACCACGGAGCCGCTAGTCATTGAG CTAATCAGCCAGGAGCAGAACCAGGGCATTGAGTACGAGTACTACGTGCCCTACCGCAGCTCTAATGAGGGCTACTTCTGGAGCTACGGATCCTGGTCTGAGTGCAGCAAGGAGTGTGGCTCAG GGTACCAGTCCCGCCTGGTGTTCTGCATCATTGACAACGAAGCCTACCAGGACTACCTGTGTTCTGGGCGTCCCCGGCCCGCTAGCAACCGGACCTGCAACCCACAGCCCTGCCCGCAGACCCGCCG GATGGCGTACTTGTACCGGCCTCACCTGTGGAGGAGTCAAGGACGCCTGAGTTCACGGGTGTACAG CTGGAAGACAGGGGAGTGGAGCGCCTGCTCCGCCACCTGCGACGGAGGCACGCAGAGCCGCAGCGTATCCTGCCTGATCCACGACGGCTCCGGCTCCCGCGTGGTGGAGGACGCCCAGTGTGCCGCCTTCTCCTCCCGGCCCAGCTCCCAGCAGGCCTGCAGCCTGCGCCAGTGCGCCTCCTGGAGCGCCCGCAGCTGGTCCCAG TGCTCCGTGAGCTGTGGAGAGGGGGAGCAGACGCGCCCGGTGGTGTGCATGGGGACCGCGGGCGTCCGGCTCCCAGACTACGCCTGCAGTTCGCTGCCCAAACCGGAGACAGTGCGGACGTGCCAGAGACAAGGCTGCCCCCGGGAGATCAGATGGCACATTGGGGACTGGGGGCTG TGCTCGAAGAGCTGTGATGTGGGCCTGCGAGAGCGCCAGGTGATCTGCGCCGACCGGGACCGCAACTTCTACAACGGGGAGCTGTGTGCGGCCGACCACAAGCCTTCCACTACGGAGCAGTGCAACACCCAGGCCTGCTTCCTCCCGCAGT CGGTGCCCAGCATGCCCGACCCGAGGGGCTATGACAACACACGCCTTGGCATTCTGGTGCCATACATCTCTGAAGAGCCCCCCACAG TTTACAGGAGAGATGAGTACAGGGAAGCCAGGGGAGACAACCCCTGGCCGGATAACAGGCGGAGCGACACCCTGTACGACCGCTGGGTGTCCCAGCCTCAGAGCTGCTCTGAGTCCCAGTATGGCTGCTGTCCAGATGGACGAACTCCTGCCAGTGGACCCCTGGGCAGTGGCTGCCCCATACACAGCTGTGCCGAAACCAG GTACGGCTGCTGTCCAGATGGGGTGACAGCTGCCCAGGGTCCAGACGGGGCTGGGTGTCAGACCAACACG CACCATCCTGCCGCTCCCAGGAGGGAGCCCAGTGAGGCCTGCCGCTCTGCTAACTATGGGTGCTGCTATGATGGGCTGACCCTAGCAGCAGGCCCCAATGGGGAGGGCTGTCCCGGCCAGCCCAATCACT CTCACCCTCTGGCCTGCATGCTGCCCAACACAAACGGGCCCTGCTCAGACTGGACTGCCCGCTGGTTCTATGACCCCTCCTCCGGGGGCTGTGGCCGTTTCTGGTATGGAGGTTGCCAAGGCAACCGCAATAACTTTGCCACAGAGGAGGAGTGTCTGCGGGAGTGCCGGGGCCTGGCCACACAGAGCAGGGCGTACGGAGATCGCCACCATTTCAGATTGACCACCCTGGCTGAGAGAGGTCCTGCCGTATCACTGGAGAACAGCAGGGCTCAAGGAGGGGTCCGGCTGCAAGGATCCGTTCAGCGGGAGGACCGTGGGACACTGACTGCAACAGACACTTCAGTGCGGAGAGTGTTCACTGTGCATCGGGGCTCTGAGAAAAATATGGACCCTCACCGAGGCCTAGGGCACAGCAGACTGAGTATGAGCTCCTTTATTAGGCCCGTGGCCAGCACCATCGACAGAGGCCTGCCCGACGGGCAGGTACAGTCGCAGCCCCGTGCCGAATTTGTGGAGGGGCAGCACAGCAAAATTCACAGCGTCTCCACTCAGCAGGCCTCCATCTCGGCCAGACAagacagcagctccagctggacGCTGCAGGATCAAGGAAGGGGACCTGAGAAACACCCGGCCTCGAACCGCATGCCCCTGCCGCCAAAACCACCTGGCCCCCAGCCTGCGAAAGGACCAGCCCGGCTCCCCGAGGAGGGCAACACCAGTACGGCGCCAGGGCACCCCGAGGAGGAGCGAGGGGGCGGCTCGGATGGCGGCGATGGGCCTCCGCGCCCGGCAAGGCCAGCTTTCCAGCTCCCAGTGGGCCTAGTTGACAGCAGAACTCTACAGAG GCTGAGTATTGACAAGTCTGGCCCCTCGTCGGTGGAGGGTCAGATGGGACAAACTGTGAGGCTGCCCTGCAAGGTGACCCCCCACTCCTCCGGTGTCACTGTGGAGTGGAGAAAGGACAGCCAACCCATCAGCACCCCCAG ACACCGACAGCAGGCGGATGGGTCGCTGCTGGTTGGCCCGCTTAGTTCCCAGGACACTGGCTGGTTGTTGTGTGTCGCATCCAGTGACCGAGAGAGAGACCATCTCTACATTTACCTCTCTGTCTCAG AAGATGCCCGCTCAGCTCCAGCATCCCAGAACCCCTCGGTCCAGCAGGGCAGTGGCCAGGTGTCCGGATCTAGAGTCCACAG GCTGAGCATCGACAAGTCCGGGCCTTCGTCGGTGGAGGGCCGCCCAGGACAGACGGTCAGGCTGCCCTGCAGGGTCAGCCCCACCTCGGTCTCGGTGGAGTGGAGGAGGAACGACCGCCCCCTCACCTCCGCCAG GCACACGCAGCAGTCCGATGGTTCCCTGGTGATCAGTCGTCTGAGCTCGGAGGATTCTGGTTTTTACACCTGCACTGCCTCCAACGGCCAGCAGAGGGTCCACCGCCAGCTACAGCTCCGCGTGCTGG GAGACCTGCGGATCACCACTGCCCCCAACAACGTGCAGGTGTCCCAGGGCAGCAGCACCCAGCTGCCCTGCGTGGTGTCTGGCAGCGACGTCAACGTGGGCTGGTCCAG GAACGGCGTCCCGGTCCGACCCGATGGCCGTCACGTGCTGCTGTCGGCAGACGGCAGCCTTATCCTCAATAACGTGCAGCCCAGCGATGAAGGCTCCTACACCTGCAATGCCTACACTGGCACCTACTCCGTCAGCGCCACGGCTGAGGTCAAAGTCGCTAAGGGCACAGAACTAG CGCTGCCCTCCAGGCCTAACACAGCGGAGTGCATCGATCAGCCAGATCTGGCCAACTGTGACCTTATTGTGTACGCCAAGCTCTGCTCCAGCGAGTACTACTCCAGCTTCTGCTGCGCCAGCTGCTCCAGCCACAGCCAGCCAGCAGGGAGACATGCTGAGCAGGGATAG